The Chelonia mydas isolate rCheMyd1 chromosome 3, rCheMyd1.pri.v2, whole genome shotgun sequence genome includes a region encoding these proteins:
- the MCFD2 gene encoding multiple coagulation factor deficiency protein 2 codes for MMASRMFSVYLLFCLVAAFLISSIAEKHAEESHQANIRLDKNLVQDKDHIMEHLDGVIDKPESEMSPQELQLHYFKMHDYDGNNLLDGLELATAISHVHKEEGGEHSQAMKEEELISLIDDVLRDDDKNNDGYIDYAEFAKSLE; via the exons ATGATGGCTTCAAGGATGTTTAGCGTGTATTTGCTATTCTGCCTAGTGGCCGCGTTCTTGATCTCCTCTATAGCTGAGAAGCATGCAGAGGAGAGTCATCAAGCAAATATTCGCCTTGATAAGAACCTAGTACAAGACAAAGA cCACATCATGGAACACTTAGACGGTGTAATTGACAAACCAGAATCTGAGATGTCCCCACAGGAGTTGCAGCTCCATTACTTCAAAATGCATGATTATGATGGCAATAATTTGCTTGATGGATTAGAACTTGCCACTGCTATATCACATGTACATAAAGAG GAAGGTGGTGAACACTCCCAGGCAATGAAAGAAGAAGAGTTAATTAGTCTAATTGATGATGTCTTACGAGATGATGACAAAAATAACGATGGATACATTGATTATGCTGAGTTTGCAAAATCACTGgaataa